The sequence below is a genomic window from Brevibacillus agri.
GGCCGATACGTTGGCTCGTCTTGTTGATGCCTTTTACGATCTGGTTGCCCGGCACCCTGATCTTGCTCCCCTTTTCCCTGAAGACTTCACGGAAGTAAAAGAACGCCAATATCAGTTTCTCACACAGTTTCTCGGCGGCCCGGCTCTCTATACAGAGCGCCACGGGCATCCGATGCTGCGCGCACGCCACATGCGCTTTCCGATCGGCCCTGTCCAAGCGGAAGCCTGGCTGGCTTGTATGAAAACCGCCATGGACAAAACCGGGCTGGAAGGCGAGCTTCGGGAACAAATTTTTGAGCGGCTGCGTTTGACTGCTTATCATATGGTGAACAAGTGGGACCAAGAAGAAAAAGCGTAGGGATATCCTACGCTTTTGTCGTTAGTTCGGGAGCTGCTTTGGATGGAACCGGGGTCGGCTTAACCAAATTGCGCGAACCGAGGTACACCCCACCTACAATCATAAACAGCGCGAGCACGTGCACGAGCTTCAGTTGCTCTCCGAGAAACAGTGCGGCGAACAGCAGGCTGGCCATTGGCATTCCGTTCAAAAATACGGCTGTTCGGCTGGCTCCCAGTTGGCGGATGCCGTAGTTCCAGCCGACCGAGCCGAGCGCGGTGGAAAGTGCGCCTGAGACGAAGATCACCAGCCACTGGAACGGCGATACCTCCAGGGAAAAATAGTACGATGCCGGCTGTTGCACGAGCGCTGCCGCCCACAAAAAGACGATCCCGAACATTTGCGACAAGGCCGTAATCAGCAGCACAGGCACTCCGCGGACAACCAGCTTGCGGATCAGCAAGCCTCCTGTTACATACATGAGCATGGAGAAAAACATGATGGCGTCGCCCCAGCCGTTCATATGAAAACCTCCGTGCTGGGAAATGACCACAATCAGCACTCCCGCAAAGCCTACGCCAATACCGAGCCCTTTTTGCCACGACATGGCTTCGCCGAGAAAGATCATCGCCAGCAAAGCTGTCGCCAAAGGATTCAACCCCAAAATCAGCGAAGCGTTGCCTGCCGTTGTCGTCTGGACGCCTGCCGCCAGAGTGATCTGGTGCAGCGCAATCGAGCTGGCTCCCACACCCGCGATCAGCAGCCAGTCGCCTTTTTTCAAACGCAGATTCGTTTTGTATTTATAAATAATAGGTGCCAGGCATACTCCCGCTACCGTCATCCGAATCGCAGCAACGTAGAGCGGCGGAAACGTGGCGAGGTATTTCACCATTACCACGTTCAAGCCCCAAAGCGTGACAACGCCGATCAGCATGAAAAACAACAACTTCTCCTTGTTTTGCATTTCTCTATCCCCCATCCACTGATCGTATTGTAGCACACGGCCAGTCGCCGGCTTATTGAATCATTTTGATGGGAACGATGCAGAAAATTGATGAGACCCTGTCATACAAAAAGAAAAACCCGACAACAAATGCTGTCGGGTTTTTGTACGTATCAGTAAATCTTACGCGTCGATAGAAGCTACAACGCCAGCGCCTACTGTACGGCCACCTTCGCGGATCGCGAAGCGAGTACCTTGTTCCATCGCTACTGGAGCGATCAGTTCAACGGTGAACTCAGTGTTGTCGCCAGGCATAATCATTTCAACGCCTTCTGGCAGTTGGATGATACCTGTTACGTCAGTTGTACGGAAGTAGAATTGTGGACGGTAGTTAGCAAAGAAAGGAGTGTGACGTCCGCCCTCTTCTTTGGACAGAACGTAAACTTCTGCTTTGAACTTGGTGTAAGGCTTAACGGAACCTGGTTTCGCCAAGCATTGTCCACGCTCGATGTCTTTACGCTCAACACCGCGCAGCAGGGCACCGATGTTGTCACCAGCTTGAGCTTGATCCAGCAATTTGCGGAACATCTCAACACCAGTTACAGTTGTGGAGCGAGTTTCTTCAGCCAGACCAACGATTTCTACTTGGTCACCAACTTTAACGATACCGCGTTCTACACGGCCAGTAGCAACTGTACCACGACCAGTGATTGTGAACACGTCCTCAACTGGCATCAGGAAAGGCTTGTCAGTTGCGCGCTCAGGAGTTGGGATGTAGTTGTCAACAGCGTCCATCAGTTCAACAACTTTTTGAGCCCATTCGCCAGTTGGGTTGTCGAGAGCTTCTTTAGCGGAACCTTTGATTACTGGGATATCGTCGCCTGGGAACTCGTATTGGGAGAGCAGGTCACGGATTTCCATTTCAACCAGTTCGAGCAACTCTTCATCGTCTACCATGTCGCATTTGTTCATGAATACTACGATGTAAGGTACGCCTACTTGGCGGGACAGCAGGATGTGTTCGCGAGTTTGTGGCATTGGGCCGTCAGCCGCGGATACAACCAGGATAGCGCCGTCCATTTGAGCAGCACCGGTAATCATGTTTTTCACGTAGTCAGCGTGACCAGGGCAGTCAACGTGAGCATAGTGACGGTTTTCAGTTTCGTACTCAACGTGAGCGGTGTTGATGGTGATACCGCGCTCTTTTTCTTCTGGAGCAGCATCGATGCTGTCATAAGCCATAGCTTTTGCTTTACCTTGTTGCGCCAATACAGTAGTGATCGCAGCAGTCAGGGTAGTTTTACCGTGGTCAACGTGACCGATGGTACCGATGTTAACGTGTGGTTTATTACGCTCAAATTTTTCTTTTGCCATGAGAGCTAAAGCCTCCTTAAATGATAAGGGTTTTATAGGTAAGAAAGGTTTACCCTATCAAGGGTTGTACCTTAAACATTGTAAACCTTTCCTGATTCAAGATAAAGCGGAACCGTAAATTATTCGCCTTTCGATTTCTTAATGATCTCTTCAGCGATGAATTTAGGTACTTCTTCGTAGTGGTCGATCACCATGGAGTAAACGCCACGGCCTTGGGTACGGGAACGAAGAACTGTGGAGTAACCGAACATCTCGGACAGTGGTACCATCGCACGGATTACTTGTGCATTCGCACGAGCTTCCATACCTTCGATACGACCGCGGCGGGAGTTCAGGTCGCCCATTACGTCGCCCATGTACTCTTCCGGCATTGTAACTTCTACTTTCATGATTGGCTCGAGCAATACAGCGCCACATTTTTTCGCAGCTTCTTTCAGAGCGAGAGAACCTGCTACTTTAAACGCCATCTCGGAGGAGTCGACATCATGGTAGCTACCGTCTACGATCGTAGCTTTGATGTCAACCAGCGGGAAGCCGGCGAGAACACCATTTTTCATCGCTTCTTCGATACCCGCTTGTACAGCAGGGATGTATTCGCGCGGTACCACACCACCGACGATTTTGTTTTCGAATTGGAAGCCTTGTCCTGGTTCGAGTGGTTCGAACTCCACCCAAACGTGACCGTATTGACCACGACCACCGGACTGACGAACGAATTTACCTTCCACTTTCGCAGCTTTACGGAATGTTTCACGGTAAGCTACTTGTGGAGCACCTACGTTCGACTCGACTTTAAATTCGCGTTTCAGACGGTCAACGATGATCTCCAGGTGAAGCTCACCCATACCGGAGATGATTGTTTGACCAGTCTCTTCGTCTGTGCGGGTTCTGAACGTTGGATCCTCTTCAGCCAGTTTGGACAGGCCGATACCCATCTTGTCTTGGTCTGCTTTGGATTTTGGTTCGATCGCAACAGAGATAACTGGCTCTGGGAATTCCATAGACTCGAGGATTACAGGAGCCTTTTCATCACACAGAGTATCACCAGTTGTCGTATCTTTCAAACCTACAGCCGCAGCGATGTCACCGGAGTAAACCGTTTGGATCTCTTCGCGGTGGTTTGCGTGCATTTGCAGGATACGACCTACACGTTCGCGTTTACCTTTTGTGGAGTTCAGAACGTAAGAACCGGAGTTCAGTACGCCGGAGTAAACGCGGAAGAAGGTCAGACGGCCTACGTACGGGTCAGTCATGATCTTGAAGGCAAGAGCAGAGAACGGACCGTTGTCGTCTGCAGGACGTTCAACTTCATCTTCAGTGTCAGGCAAAGTACCTTTGATTGCAGGGATGTCTACTGGAGATGGCAGATAACGAACAACGTTGTCCAGCATAGGCTGAACACCTTTGTTACGGTAGGAAGATCCGCACATTACAGGAGTCAGTTTGCACTCAATGGTACCTTTGCGCAGAGCCGCACGGATTTCGTCGTTGGTCAGCTCTTCGCCTTCCAAGTACTTCATCATCAGCTCTTCGTCTTGTTCCGCAGCCGCTTCAACCAGTGCCAGACGCAGCTCTTCGCACTTGTCTTTCAGCTCAGCAGGGATTTCGGTAGCATCGGAAGTTTTGCCCAGGTCATCGGTATAGATGATTGCCTTCATTTCGATCAGGTCAACCATACCTTTGAATTGGTCTTCTGCTCCGATTGGATATTGAACTGCTACTGGATTTGCACCCAGACGAGTTTTGATCTGCTCCAAGCACATATCAAAGTTAGCGCCCAAGATATCCATTTTGTTGATGTAGCACATACGCGGTACGCCGTAGCGGTCAGCTTGGCGCCATACGGTTTCGGTTTGCGGCTCAACGCCACCTTTTGCGTCAAAAACGGTTACAGCACCGTCAAGAACGCGCAGGGAGCGCTCAACTTCTACAGTGAAGTCTACGTGGCCTGGCGTGTCGATGATGTTAATACGATGGCCATTCCATTGAGCGGTAGTAGCAGCCGAAGTGATGGTGATACCGCGCTCTTGCTCTTGTTCCATCCAGTCCATGGTTGCTGCACCTTCGTGCACCTCACCAATCTTGTGAACGCGACCGGTGTAGAACAGAATACGCTCAGTCGTTGTCGTCTTACCAGCATCGATGTGAGCCATGATACCGATATTACGCGTATTCGGCAAAGAGAACTCGCGAGCCATTCAGGTATGCTCCTTCCATACTCGAGTTTTTGAATAAACGGGTATCCAAAACGGACACCCGATTCAATTTCCTACCAGCGATAGTGAGCAAACGCTTTGTTCGCTTCAGCCATCTTGTGCGTGTCTTCACGCTTTTTAACTGCTGCACCGGTGTTGTTAGCTGCGTCCATGATCTCGTTAGCCAGACGTTGTTCCATGGTTTTCTCTCCACGGCTACGGGAGTAGTTAACCAGCCAACGCAAACCAAGAGTAGTACGGCGCTCCGGTTTTACTTCGATTGGTACTTGGTAGTTAGCACCACCTACACGGCGAGCTTTAACTTCCAGTACAGGCATTACGTTTTTCAGTGCTTCTTCAAACACTTCCATCGGGTTGCGACCAGTGCGCTCCTGAATGATGGTGAATGCGTTGTAGAGAATATTTTGCGCTACACCGCGTTTGCCATCCAACATCAGGCGGTTAATCAAACGAGTAACCAGCTTGCTGTTGTAAATAGGATCAGGCAACACGTCACGACGGGTTACAGGACCTTTACGAGGCATCGTATTCCCTCCTTCTTTTCGGTATAAATTCACGCCACTTCACAGGCGTTTTTCTTATTTCTTTTTCGCTGCTGCAGCCGCTTGACCTGGTTTTGGACGTTTTGTACCGTATTTGGAACGACCTTGTTTACGGTTGTTAACGCCTGCAGTGTCAAGTGCACCACGAACGATATGGTAGCGTACCCCTGGCAAGTCTTTTACACGACCGCCGCGCACCAGCACGACGCTATGCTCTTGCAGGTTGTGGCCAATACCACCGATGTAAGCTGTTACCTCGATTCCGTTAGTCAAACGCACACGAGCGTATTTACGCAACGCGGAGTTCGGTTTTTTCGGAGTCATGGTACCTACACGAGTGCAAACACCACGTTTTTGAGGAGAGCTTTGGTTGGTTTGGCTTTTCTTGAAGCTGTTGTACCCTTTTTGCAGAGCTGGGGACTTCGACTTCACAACCTTGTCCTCGCGACCTTTACGCACCAATTGGTTAATTGTAGGCATGATGTTACCTCCCTTCTTAATACCCAATCTTCAAGACCACAGATCCAGGTGAGTCATTTTTAGGCCAAATAGAAAGTTCTTGTCCACCTTTTACGCACTGCGTAACAGACAAAAACATCGTTAACCACTTTTCTTAATCGCAGCGGTAGCCGCTCCCACTTCAATTCCGCACGCTTTGCCTAACCGGCGCATGGAATCTACATGAATGACTGGAACACCCTTCTCTTTGCAAAGGAGCTCGACTTTTTGGGTCAAACGTCTGTCAGCATCAGCCGCGATGTAAACTGCTTCAACCTGGAGGTTTTCCACGGCTTTCATCGTTTGCTTGATACCGATCGTCAACTCCTTGGCCCGCTCTACTTTTTCATAAGACATGATTCTCATATCCTCCAAAGTACAGATGTCAGGCACACTTGAATATAATATCAGGTGGGTCAGTTGTTGTCAACGCCCAGCTCATATTTTTATTCAGGAAGGCGCCCACCAAATTTTGACGGGCGCCACTCCTGTTATTACTCGACAGAAACTGCTTCCTGCTCTGCTTTCAGAGCTTCCTGTTCTGCTTCGTAATCAACCTGACTAGCTACTTTTACATTGCGATAACGGGACATACCGGTACCTGCCGGAACGAGTTTCCCGATAATCACGTTTTCTTTCAGGCCGAGCAGGCGATCCACTTTTCCTTTGATCGCTGCATCGGTAAGAACGCGAGTCGTCTCCTGGAACGAAGCTGCCGACAGGAAGGAGTCGGTTTCCAGGGATGCTTTTGTAATCCCCAAAAGAACCGGACGGCCTACTGCCGGGTTTTTGCCTTCGAGGAGAACTTTTGCGTTCGCTTGCTCAAACTCCGGAACTTCCACATAGGAGCCTGGCAGGAGGTCTGTGTCTCCGCTGTCGATGACGCGCAGCTTGCGGAGCATCTGACGGATCATAACCTCAACGTGCTTGTCGTTAATTTCTACACCCTGCATGCGGTAAACTTTTTGTACCTCTTGCAAAATGTAGTTGGAAACGCCGCGCATGCCGCGAACTTTGAGCATTTCTTTCGGGTCTACGGAACCTTCCGTGAGCTCGTCACCGGCACTCAACTTGGTACCGACAGATACCTTGATGCGCGCACCGTACGGAGCTGCGTACACTTTGCTTTCCGCTTCGCCGCGAACTTCGATCTCACGACGGTCTTTGCCTTCACGAATGTCGACGACTTCCCCGTCGATTTCGGAAATAACGGCCTGACCTTTTGGATTGCGCGCTTCAAACAGCTCTTGAATACGCGGCAAACCTTGGGTAATGTCGTCTCCGGCAACCCCACCGGTATGGAAGGTACGCATGGTCAGCTGGGTACCAGGCTCACCAATGGACTGAGCGGCGATAATACCGACCGCTTCTCCCACTTCCACCTCGGCTCCGGTTGCCAGGTTGCGTCCGTAGCACAGTTTGCAGACACCATGGCTGGTGCGGCAAGCGAGTACGTTGCGGATGTAGACACTTGTGATGCCCACTTTTTCGATATACTCGGCAACTTCTTCAGTAATTTCCTCGTTGCGGCCGACGATGACTTCGTTTGTTTCCGGATGGCGCAATGTCTCAAAGCATGTACGTCCAACCAGACGGTCAGACAGCTTCTCGATTTCTTCCCGGCCATCCTTGATCGCTGTAACACGGATCCCTTTATCCGTACCGCAATCTTTTTCGCGGACGATCACGTCTTGAGCAACGTCTACGAGACGACGGGTCAAGTAACCCGAGTCCGCAGTACGCAGCGCCGTATCGGCGAGACCTTTCCGCGCACCGTGCGTGGAGATAAAGTACTCCAATACGGTCAGACCTTCACGGAAGTTGGATTTGATCGGCAACTCGATGATTCGGCCGGACGGGTTCGCCATCAGACCGCGCATACCAGCGAGCTGTGTGATCTGGGACACGTTACCGCGGGCACCGGAGTTCGCCATCATGAAGATCGCATTGAATTTGTCCATGGACTTCATGAGTACGTCGGTTACTTCGTCCTTGGCTTTGGACCAGATCGAGATGACACGGTCGTAACGCTCGTCTTCGGTAATCAGACCGCGACGGAACTGCGTCATGACGGTTGCAACCTTTTTATCCGCTTCTTCCAGAATGTCTTTCTTCTTCTCTGGTACGGCAATGTCCGCTACCGCGATGGTAATACCGGCTTTTGTCGAGTACGTGAAGCCCAGTTCCTTGATCTTGTCGAGGATCATGGACGTTTTCATCGTACCGAAGCGACGGAAGCACTCGGAAATGATCGTTCCCAAGAAGCCTTTTTTCACCGCGCCCGGATCAGGCAGGTTCTTGATGAACTCGGTAACGTTGACGCCTTTATCGAAAATAAAGTATTCGTCAGGAACCATGTTTTGCAGGTTCGCTTTGGTTGGTACGTTGATGTACGGCAGCTCTGGCGGGAAGATTTCGTTGAAGATCACTTTCCCGACCGTTGTTACGATGAGCGCGTTCTGCTGGCGCTCGGTAAAGCTGGTTTTGTTCAGGCGCTTCGCTGGCAGAGCGATGCGCGTATGCAGGCTGATAAAGCCTTGCTGGTAAGCGGCAATCGCATCGTGAGGATCGCGATAAATCGTACCCTCGCCTTTGTCGCCTTCACGTTCGAGCGTCAGGTAGTAAGAACCAAGCACCATGTCCTGGGATGGCGTTACTACTGGTTTACCGTCTTTCGGGTTCAAGATGTTTTGCGCTGCCAGCATGAGAATACGGGCTTCCGCCTGCGCCTCTGCAGACAGCGGAACGTGAACCGCCATCTGGTCACCGTCGAAGTCCGCGTTGTACGCTGTACAAACGAGCGGATGCAGACGGATCGCGCGGCCTTCAACCAGTACCGGTTCGAAAGCCTGGATACCCAGACGGTGCAAGGTGGGGGCACGGTTCAGAAGCACTGGATGCTCGCGAATGACGTCTTCAAGAACGTCCCATACTTCAGGCTGAACGCGCTCTACCTTGCGCTTGGCGCTCTTGATGTTGTGAGCGAGTCCTTTGGACACCAGCTCTTTCATCACGAACGGTTTAAAAAGTTCCAGCGCCATTTCTTTTGGCAGACCGCACTGGTACATCTTCAGGTTAGGACCTACAACGATAACGGAACGACCGGAGTAGTCAACACGCTTACCGAGCAGGTTTTGGCGGAAACGTCCTTGTTTCCCTTTCAGCATGTGGCTGAGAGACTTCAGCGGACGGTTACCTGGTCCAGTCACCGGACGACCGCGGCGGCCGTTGTCGATGAGCG
It includes:
- a CDS encoding hemoglobin-like protein, giving the protein MSESIRTPYEMIGGADTLARLVDAFYDLVARHPDLAPLFPEDFTEVKERQYQFLTQFLGGPALYTERHGHPMLRARHMRFPIGPVQAEAWLACMKTAMDKTGLEGELREQIFERLRLTAYHMVNKWDQEEKA
- a CDS encoding DMT family transporter produces the protein MQNKEKLLFFMLIGVVTLWGLNVVMVKYLATFPPLYVAAIRMTVAGVCLAPIIYKYKTNLRLKKGDWLLIAGVGASSIALHQITLAAGVQTTTAGNASLILGLNPLATALLAMIFLGEAMSWQKGLGIGVGFAGVLIVVISQHGGFHMNGWGDAIMFFSMLMYVTGGLLIRKLVVRGVPVLLITALSQMFGIVFLWAAALVQQPASYYFSLEVSPFQWLVIFVSGALSTALGSVGWNYGIRQLGASRTAVFLNGMPMASLLFAALFLGEQLKLVHVLALFMIVGGVYLGSRNLVKPTPVPSKAAPELTTKA
- the tuf gene encoding elongation factor Tu, whose product is MAKEKFERNKPHVNIGTIGHVDHGKTTLTAAITTVLAQQGKAKAMAYDSIDAAPEEKERGITINTAHVEYETENRHYAHVDCPGHADYVKNMITGAAQMDGAILVVSAADGPMPQTREHILLSRQVGVPYIVVFMNKCDMVDDEELLELVEMEIRDLLSQYEFPGDDIPVIKGSAKEALDNPTGEWAQKVVELMDAVDNYIPTPERATDKPFLMPVEDVFTITGRGTVATGRVERGIVKVGDQVEIVGLAEETRSTTVTGVEMFRKLLDQAQAGDNIGALLRGVERKDIERGQCLAKPGSVKPYTKFKAEVYVLSKEEGGRHTPFFANYRPQFYFRTTDVTGIIQLPEGVEMIMPGDNTEFTVELIAPVAMEQGTRFAIREGGRTVGAGVVASIDA
- the fusA gene encoding elongation factor G, with product MAREFSLPNTRNIGIMAHIDAGKTTTTERILFYTGRVHKIGEVHEGAATMDWMEQEQERGITITSAATTAQWNGHRINIIDTPGHVDFTVEVERSLRVLDGAVTVFDAKGGVEPQTETVWRQADRYGVPRMCYINKMDILGANFDMCLEQIKTRLGANPVAVQYPIGAEDQFKGMVDLIEMKAIIYTDDLGKTSDATEIPAELKDKCEELRLALVEAAAEQDEELMMKYLEGEELTNDEIRAALRKGTIECKLTPVMCGSSYRNKGVQPMLDNVVRYLPSPVDIPAIKGTLPDTEDEVERPADDNGPFSALAFKIMTDPYVGRLTFFRVYSGVLNSGSYVLNSTKGKRERVGRILQMHANHREEIQTVYSGDIAAAVGLKDTTTGDTLCDEKAPVILESMEFPEPVISVAIEPKSKADQDKMGIGLSKLAEEDPTFRTRTDEETGQTIISGMGELHLEIIVDRLKREFKVESNVGAPQVAYRETFRKAAKVEGKFVRQSGGRGQYGHVWVEFEPLEPGQGFQFENKIVGGVVPREYIPAVQAGIEEAMKNGVLAGFPLVDIKATIVDGSYHDVDSSEMAFKVAGSLALKEAAKKCGAVLLEPIMKVEVTMPEEYMGDVMGDLNSRRGRIEGMEARANAQVIRAMVPLSEMFGYSTVLRSRTQGRGVYSMVIDHYEEVPKFIAEEIIKKSKGE
- the rpsG gene encoding 30S ribosomal protein S7 produces the protein MPRKGPVTRRDVLPDPIYNSKLVTRLINRLMLDGKRGVAQNILYNAFTIIQERTGRNPMEVFEEALKNVMPVLEVKARRVGGANYQVPIEVKPERRTTLGLRWLVNYSRSRGEKTMEQRLANEIMDAANNTGAAVKKREDTHKMAEANKAFAHYRW
- the rpsL gene encoding 30S ribosomal protein S12, which codes for MPTINQLVRKGREDKVVKSKSPALQKGYNSFKKSQTNQSSPQKRGVCTRVGTMTPKKPNSALRKYARVRLTNGIEVTAYIGGIGHNLQEHSVVLVRGGRVKDLPGVRYHIVRGALDTAGVNNRKQGRSKYGTKRPKPGQAAAAAKKK
- a CDS encoding 50S ribosomal protein L7ae-like protein, with product MSYEKVERAKELTIGIKQTMKAVENLQVEAVYIAADADRRLTQKVELLCKEKGVPVIHVDSMRRLGKACGIEVGAATAAIKKSG
- the rpoC gene encoding DNA-directed RNA polymerase subunit beta', which gives rise to MIDVNNFEYMKIGLASPDKIRSWSFGEVKKPETINYRTLKPEKDGLFCERIFGPTKDWECHCGKYKRVRYKGVVCDRCGVEVTRAKVRRERMGHIELAAPVSHIWYFKGIPSRMGLVLDMSPRSLEEVIYFASYVVTDPGDTPLDKKQLLSEKEYRNYREKYGHSFQAMMGAEAIKRLLAEIDLDKDVEMLKEDLKTAQGQRRNRAIKRLEVLEAFRNSGNHPDWMVLDVLPVIPPELRPMVQLDGGRFATSDLNDLYRRVINRNNRLKRLLELGAPDIIVQNEKRMLQEAVDALIDNGRRGRPVTGPGNRPLKSLSHMLKGKQGRFRQNLLGKRVDYSGRSVIVVGPNLKMYQCGLPKEMALELFKPFVMKELVSKGLAHNIKSAKRKVERVQPEVWDVLEDVIREHPVLLNRAPTLHRLGIQAFEPVLVEGRAIRLHPLVCTAYNADFDGDQMAVHVPLSAEAQAEARILMLAAQNILNPKDGKPVVTPSQDMVLGSYYLTLEREGDKGEGTIYRDPHDAIAAYQQGFISLHTRIALPAKRLNKTSFTERQQNALIVTTVGKVIFNEIFPPELPYINVPTKANLQNMVPDEYFIFDKGVNVTEFIKNLPDPGAVKKGFLGTIISECFRRFGTMKTSMILDKIKELGFTYSTKAGITIAVADIAVPEKKKDILEEADKKVATVMTQFRRGLITEDERYDRVISIWSKAKDEVTDVLMKSMDKFNAIFMMANSGARGNVSQITQLAGMRGLMANPSGRIIELPIKSNFREGLTVLEYFISTHGARKGLADTALRTADSGYLTRRLVDVAQDVIVREKDCGTDKGIRVTAIKDGREEIEKLSDRLVGRTCFETLRHPETNEVIVGRNEEITEEVAEYIEKVGITSVYIRNVLACRTSHGVCKLCYGRNLATGAEVEVGEAVGIIAAQSIGEPGTQLTMRTFHTGGVAGDDITQGLPRIQELFEARNPKGQAVISEIDGEVVDIREGKDRREIEVRGEAESKVYAAPYGARIKVSVGTKLSAGDELTEGSVDPKEMLKVRGMRGVSNYILQEVQKVYRMQGVEINDKHVEVMIRQMLRKLRVIDSGDTDLLPGSYVEVPEFEQANAKVLLEGKNPAVGRPVLLGITKASLETDSFLSAASFQETTRVLTDAAIKGKVDRLLGLKENVIIGKLVPAGTGMSRYRNVKVASQVDYEAEQEALKAEQEAVSVE